A window of Thermotoga sp. contains these coding sequences:
- a CDS encoding substrate-binding domain-containing protein: KGTTRTIGVLIPELSGSFFAEIVSNMEKALFHLGYRLLLCSTDDDPEKEAEQIKTLINQRVEGILAAPVSIKANAKLFKTVLEGYKIPIVFFDRLVEGIDADFVISDNEEGMRMIMEYLISKGHRKIALIHPLKGTYTGEARLKAFLKYRNQLEIKEEWIKDGNSNEYHAHDAFINIMSLRDRPTAIVVGNNLMTLGVLKAAKELNIKIPNEVSIVSFDDAYWNEIFDPPITCVKQDPQQIGLIAATILLDRIKNRKKRTNPMQVVLKVKFVERMSVKALA, from the coding sequence AAAAAGGTACCACAAGAACAATAGGGGTTCTCATTCCCGAGCTGAGCGGAAGTTTCTTCGCAGAAATTGTGTCAAACATGGAAAAGGCCCTGTTCCACCTTGGATACAGGCTGCTTTTATGCTCAACGGATGATGATCCTGAGAAAGAAGCCGAGCAGATAAAAACCCTTATCAATCAGCGGGTTGAAGGAATATTAGCAGCACCGGTTAGTATAAAAGCAAACGCAAAGCTGTTTAAAACAGTTTTAGAAGGATACAAAATTCCCATAGTGTTTTTTGACAGATTGGTAGAGGGGATAGATGCAGACTTTGTGATTTCCGATAACGAGGAGGGTATGAGGATGATCATGGAGTATCTCATCTCAAAGGGACACAGAAAAATAGCGCTCATTCACCCTCTCAAAGGTACATACACAGGAGAAGCTAGGTTGAAAGCTTTCCTGAAGTACAGAAATCAACTTGAAATAAAAGAGGAGTGGATTAAAGATGGAAATTCCAATGAATACCACGCGCACGATGCGTTTATAAACATAATGAGTCTAAGGGACAGACCAACGGCGATTGTGGTTGGAAACAACTTGATGACACTCGGTGTGCTGAAAGCAGCGAAGGAATTGAATATAAAAATCCCAAATGAAGTCTCCATCGTCAGCTTTGACGATGCATACTGGAACGAAATCTTCGACCCACCGATAACTTGCGTAAAACAGGATCCTCAACAGATAGGATTGATAGCTGCTACAATTCTTCTAGATCGAATAAAAAACAGAAAAAAACGGACTAATCCTATGCAAGTTGTTCTCAAAGTAAAGTTCGTGGAACGAATGTCTGTGAAAGCTCTTGCCTGA
- a CDS encoding TRAP transporter large permease: MGKMIFFLTFGAMFVLGYPIVFSMIAAGILYFLATGISLPNLLDILTIQFSGQYVLISVPLFIFTANVMNDCEITARLFDFIKKALGGIRGGLGYANIAASIIFAGMSGSEIADVSGIGSIEIKAMLDEGYDGPFACAVTAASATIGPIIPPSIPMVIYSMLTGTSLGYLFLAGFLPGLLLGAFEMLMVYILSRMRNYPRGKRVPLPLLVRSFWVSLPALLAPMILLAGIYGGIFTATEAAAVVVIYVILISWFIYRTLGWKKLYKILMRTAEAVGYISFIVASANIFTYVVAREHIPQLLTEAFINAGLLSNRVLLLLSTNLLYFTLGMFIDVSIIQLVVIPMIFPLVTAAGIDPVHFGIITTVNLMMALDTPPYGQTGYITSALSGTPLREVFKEMLKYWIPIEVAALMIITFWPDFVLFLPRLFGYSG; this comes from the coding sequence ATGGGAAAGATGATCTTTTTCTTGACCTTTGGAGCCATGTTTGTTCTGGGGTATCCTATAGTGTTTTCTATGATAGCAGCAGGTATACTGTATTTTCTTGCAACGGGAATAAGTCTTCCAAATTTACTGGATATTCTGACAATACAATTTTCTGGCCAGTATGTTCTGATATCTGTGCCACTTTTCATATTCACTGCTAACGTCATGAACGATTGCGAAATAACAGCAAGATTATTCGATTTCATAAAAAAAGCTTTGGGAGGCATCAGGGGAGGATTAGGATACGCAAACATTGCTGCTAGTATCATCTTTGCAGGAATGAGCGGATCGGAGATAGCAGATGTCTCAGGAATTGGGAGCATCGAAATAAAAGCTATGCTAGATGAAGGATACGATGGTCCCTTTGCTTGCGCAGTCACGGCTGCTTCGGCTACCATAGGTCCAATCATTCCCCCTAGTATTCCGATGGTTATCTATTCGATGCTTACGGGAACCTCTCTTGGATACTTATTTCTGGCGGGATTTCTGCCAGGTCTCCTTTTGGGGGCTTTTGAGATGCTGATGGTTTACATCCTATCTAGAATGCGTAACTATCCGCGCGGGAAAAGAGTACCCTTACCTCTTCTCGTAAGATCCTTCTGGGTTTCTTTGCCAGCCCTTTTGGCCCCTATGATCTTACTGGCGGGTATCTATGGAGGCATTTTCACGGCTACTGAGGCTGCTGCAGTTGTAGTGATCTACGTAATACTGATAAGCTGGTTCATATACAGGACACTTGGATGGAAAAAGCTCTATAAGATCTTGATGCGTACGGCGGAAGCTGTTGGATATATAAGTTTCATAGTTGCATCAGCGAACATCTTTACCTACGTCGTTGCACGCGAACACATTCCTCAACTTCTAACAGAAGCTTTCATCAATGCCGGTTTACTTTCAAATAGAGTGCTGCTTCTACTGAGTACAAATTTGTTGTATTTCACACTGGGAATGTTCATAGACGTCTCCATAATACAGCTGGTTGTAATTCCTATGATTTTTCCATTAGTTACAGCGGCTGGAATAGATCCTGTTCATTTTGGCATAATCACTACCGTTAACCTCATGATGGCGCTGGACACACCGCCCTATGGTCAGACAGGTTATATCACCAGTGCGTTGAGTGGAACACCTCTTCGTGAAGTTTTCAAAGAAATGCTGAAGTACTGGATACCAATAGAAGTTGCCGCACTGATGATTATAACCTTCTGGCCAGATTTCGTGTTGTTCTTACCGCGGCTTTTTGGATATTCCGGTTGA
- a CDS encoding TRAP transporter small permease, with product MRKWLLSIFKGVLDAVEIHMPSILLFAFTLSMFLQVLLRYVFKFPSPELYEITSYSFVWTVLLGAAYAHRYRDHLKFNIIYEKLPRKAQLVIDITFDSLITVLFIISLKPILKQAFWYHIIRTEVLGIPWTYLVLCLPVFMILVVYHNIVFIYYEIRELITGIPVNLEGKPWER from the coding sequence ATGAGAAAATGGCTCCTAAGTATTTTCAAGGGAGTGTTGGATGCTGTAGAAATTCATATGCCATCGATTTTGCTCTTTGCATTTACTTTGTCCATGTTTCTCCAAGTCTTGTTAAGATACGTTTTTAAATTTCCTTCACCAGAGCTTTATGAGATAACTTCCTACTCTTTTGTGTGGACGGTCTTGCTTGGGGCAGCTTACGCCCATCGTTACCGTGATCATTTGAAATTTAACATCATCTATGAAAAACTTCCAAGAAAGGCGCAATTGGTTATAGATATCACCTTCGACTCGTTGATAACCGTTCTTTTCATAATTTCATTGAAACCCATCCTGAAGCAAGCTTTTTGGTATCACATTATCCGTACGGAAGTGTTGGGGATACCTTGGACTTACTTGGTGCTCTGCTTACCGGTATTCATGATCCTCGTTGTGTATCATAATATCGTGTTCATATATTACGAAATCAGAGAATTGATAACGGGCATTCCTGTAAATCTGGAGGGAAAGCCATGGGAAAGATGA
- a CDS encoding sialic acid TRAP transporter substrate-binding protein SiaP — MRRWSVLLVVVLLVGVFVFAEVKPDYVLRFSTVAAPTQPQVLAMKKFAEVVEELSGGKIKVEVYHSGQLGDQKTQLLAIMRGDLEMCSDAAPSWFADLAAMPEFSVFEAAYAFRDLDHMYRVMTGKMVQDLFDKLAAKTNLRVLDVWYLGTRELNFTKKVGPVRKPEDLKGIKLRMPNNKTFLHMARALGASPTPMSFTEVYLALKTGAIDGQDNPLPTDYSAKFCEVTHYIVLTDHQIGMICPVINEKLWQSMPEEYRNYIKRAMAVARHYMNYTVLEQEAKLLKVFREEYGMEIIIPDKEAFIEHAREYYLNSPAFSDSWKELYEKIQEM; from the coding sequence ATGAGAAGGTGGAGCGTGCTTTTGGTAGTAGTACTTCTAGTGGGAGTGTTTGTGTTCGCCGAAGTTAAACCTGACTACGTGCTTCGATTCAGCACGGTAGCTGCTCCAACGCAACCGCAGGTATTGGCGATGAAAAAATTTGCAGAAGTTGTGGAAGAACTCAGCGGAGGAAAAATCAAAGTGGAAGTCTACCATTCAGGACAGCTTGGGGATCAGAAGACGCAATTACTTGCAATAATGAGAGGAGATCTTGAGATGTGCAGTGATGCTGCTCCATCGTGGTTTGCTGACCTTGCAGCTATGCCTGAATTTAGCGTCTTCGAAGCAGCCTATGCGTTCAGAGATCTCGATCATATGTACAGGGTGATGACCGGCAAGATGGTTCAAGATCTTTTTGACAAACTTGCAGCAAAAACCAATCTCAGGGTTCTTGACGTCTGGTACCTTGGCACGCGCGAGCTTAACTTCACCAAAAAGGTTGGCCCTGTGAGAAAGCCAGAGGATCTGAAGGGGATAAAACTTAGAATGCCAAATAACAAAACTTTCTTGCATATGGCGCGGGCTTTGGGAGCTTCTCCCACTCCTATGAGTTTCACGGAAGTTTATCTAGCATTGAAAACGGGAGCCATAGATGGACAGGATAATCCTCTTCCAACAGATTATAGTGCAAAGTTCTGCGAAGTAACTCATTACATAGTTCTCACCGATCATCAAATAGGTATGATTTGTCCGGTGATTAACGAAAAGTTGTGGCAAAGTATGCCAGAGGAGTACAGGAATTACATCAAAAGAGCTATGGCGGTTGCACGACATTATATGAACTATACTGTTCTTGAACAGGAAGCAAAACTTCTCAAAGTCTTCCGTGAAGAGTATGGTATGGAAATAATAATCCCTGACAAAGAAGCTTTCATAGAACATGCACGTGAATATTATCTAAATAGTCCCGCATTCAGCGACTCTTGGAAAGAGCTTTACGAAAAAATCCAGGAAATGTGA
- the dapA gene encoding 4-hydroxy-tetrahydrodipicolinate synthase, which yields MELNNFKYNVVEKFGRVLLPLITVFKEDQSIDYETTRKVAKFVVEKGFCDSIIVAGTTGEFYALSIEERIRLFKEIKDEIGDEVPLIAGTGAAFVKDVIRLNQEAEKLGYDAVMVVLPYYCHPEQEGIYQHFKLISENTSLPIMVYNIPLFAGVNLEPETLVKIAEFENVIAVKDEAGIHPVQTTAYIKATSGRLAVYSGDDAMTLQVLIQGGVGVVSGGAHVVGDIIKAMIEDFLNGRNEEATKKYHALMDVFSAFYGVGGKRTNPTPLVKAAFEMISGLPTSIPRLPLTPATEKEKENIKSVLKKIGKI from the coding sequence ATGGAGTTGAACAATTTCAAGTACAATGTTGTAGAAAAGTTCGGTCGAGTCTTGCTTCCATTGATCACAGTTTTCAAAGAGGATCAATCGATCGATTATGAAACCACACGGAAAGTTGCGAAGTTTGTGGTTGAAAAAGGATTCTGTGACTCCATCATTGTGGCCGGTACAACAGGAGAATTCTATGCTCTGAGCATCGAAGAAAGGATCAGGCTGTTCAAAGAGATAAAGGACGAAATAGGTGACGAGGTACCTCTCATAGCTGGAACGGGAGCTGCATTTGTGAAAGATGTTATCAGATTGAATCAAGAGGCCGAAAAGCTGGGATATGATGCTGTTATGGTTGTATTACCATATTACTGCCATCCCGAGCAAGAGGGAATTTACCAGCACTTCAAGCTGATATCGGAAAACACTTCGCTGCCTATCATGGTGTACAACATACCTCTTTTTGCAGGAGTAAATCTGGAACCTGAAACGCTGGTAAAAATAGCGGAGTTTGAGAACGTTATAGCTGTCAAAGATGAGGCAGGGATTCACCCTGTTCAGACCACAGCGTACATAAAAGCCACCAGCGGACGTCTGGCGGTTTATTCTGGTGATGATGCGATGACGCTTCAAGTTCTCATTCAGGGTGGTGTAGGTGTAGTGAGTGGAGGAGCGCACGTTGTAGGAGATATCATAAAAGCCATGATAGAAGACTTTTTGAACGGTAGGAACGAAGAAGCAACGAAAAAATATCATGCCTTGATGGATGTGTTTTCAGCTTTCTATGGAGTGGGCGGAAAAAGAACGAATCCAACTCCTCTTGTAAAAGCAGCATTCGAAATGATTTCCGGACTTCCAACATCTATTCCTCGCCTTCCTTTAACTCCCGCTACTGAGAAGGAGAAGGAAAATATCAAAAGTGTTTTGAAAAAGATCGGGAAAATCTAA
- a CDS encoding IclR family transcriptional regulator, with protein MQTLKRTAEILSCFSIKEPTLSLGEIAERTGIPKPTVYRICETLVKLGLLKKNLDKTYSLGYKLLELGSIVLSTLEIRKVAIEVMEKLQSITGESVHLGILDGTHVLSIEALESPQPLRTKVYIGKRAALYSTAIGKALLAFLPEDQKRRILEKVILEPHTRNTITDKKKLIEELRKTQERGYSVDNMEDEEGVRCVGAPILNNKGFAIASISVSGPASRITEGKIKEYAELVIKAAREISKKLGYTNY; from the coding sequence ATGCAAACACTGAAAAGAACAGCAGAAATTCTGAGTTGTTTTAGTATAAAAGAACCCACCCTTAGTCTCGGGGAAATAGCTGAACGCACGGGTATACCAAAACCTACAGTATACAGAATTTGCGAAACTCTCGTCAAACTTGGTTTACTGAAAAAAAACTTGGACAAAACGTATAGTTTGGGATACAAACTCTTGGAACTGGGAAGTATTGTTCTCTCTACACTAGAAATAAGAAAAGTAGCAATAGAGGTGATGGAAAAACTACAGAGCATAACTGGTGAATCTGTCCACCTGGGTATTCTCGACGGAACACACGTTCTCTCTATTGAAGCTTTGGAAAGTCCTCAGCCCCTAAGGACGAAAGTTTACATTGGAAAACGCGCAGCCCTCTATAGCACCGCTATTGGCAAAGCTTTGCTGGCTTTTTTACCCGAAGATCAAAAAAGGAGGATCCTGGAAAAAGTTATCTTGGAACCACACACGAGAAACACCATTACAGATAAGAAGAAACTCATAGAGGAGCTGAGAAAAACCCAAGAGAGGGGATACTCTGTTGACAACATGGAAGACGAAGAAGGAGTACGTTGTGTGGGTGCTCCTATCTTGAACAACAAAGGTTTCGCCATAGCTTCCATAAGTGTATCAGGACCAGCTTCAAGAATCACCGAAGGCAAGATAAAAGAATACGCAGAGCTTGTAATAAAAGCAGCGAGGGAAATTTCCAAGAAACTGGGATATACTAACTACTAG
- a CDS encoding alpha-L-fucosidase: MNHRYKPAWESLKEHGLPRWFDEAKFGIFIHWGLYSVPGWATPTGELGKVSMDVWFFQNPYAEWYENSLRIVGSPTWEYHVKTYGEDFEYKRFADLFTAEKWDPREWADLFKKAGAKYVIPTTKHHDGFCLWGTKYTDFNAVKRGPGRDLIGELAETVREAGLKFGVYYSGGLDWRFTTEPIRYPEDLSYIRPNTYEYADYAYKQVMELIDLYLPDILWNDMGWPEKGKEDLKYLFTYYYNKHPEGVVNDRWDVPHWDFKTAEYHVNYPENLPGYKWEFTRGIGLSFGYNRNEGPEHMLSTEQLVYTLVDVVSKGGNLLLNVGPKADGTIPELQKERLLELGKWLEKYGDMIYGSSTWKKCCAKTKDNIEVRFIGKCDRLFIVFLGILKKERVVIEKLNISGKMRHFLTGKEIRFRNIGEDIEIIVPDCLSKKDDKTVVLEVNWQAASS; encoded by the coding sequence GTGAACCATCGCTACAAACCTGCGTGGGAATCACTGAAGGAACATGGTCTTCCAAGATGGTTTGACGAGGCAAAGTTTGGGATATTCATCCACTGGGGACTTTACTCTGTCCCGGGATGGGCAACACCTACTGGAGAACTTGGAAAGGTATCGATGGACGTATGGTTTTTCCAGAATCCGTACGCCGAATGGTACGAGAACTCCCTTAGAATTGTGGGGAGTCCTACGTGGGAATACCACGTGAAAACCTACGGTGAAGATTTCGAGTACAAGCGTTTCGCAGACCTCTTCACAGCAGAAAAATGGGATCCCCGCGAATGGGCAGATCTCTTCAAGAAAGCGGGTGCAAAGTACGTCATACCGACTACGAAGCATCACGACGGTTTCTGTCTCTGGGGAACGAAGTACACTGATTTCAACGCTGTGAAGAGGGGTCCGGGGAGAGATCTCATAGGAGAACTCGCAGAGACTGTTAGAGAAGCGGGATTGAAGTTCGGTGTGTACTACTCGGGTGGCTTGGACTGGCGTTTCACGACCGAGCCGATAAGATATCCTGAGGATCTCTCCTACATAAGACCTAATACCTATGAGTATGCGGACTACGCTTACAAACAGGTCATGGAACTCATAGATTTGTATCTGCCCGATATCCTCTGGAACGATATGGGTTGGCCCGAGAAGGGCAAAGAAGATCTGAAATATCTCTTTACTTACTATTACAACAAACATCCGGAAGGTGTTGTGAACGATAGATGGGATGTTCCACACTGGGATTTCAAAACGGCAGAGTACCATGTGAACTATCCTGAAAATCTTCCCGGTTACAAGTGGGAATTCACGAGAGGAATAGGGCTTTCCTTCGGCTACAATCGAAATGAGGGGCCAGAACACATGCTCTCTACCGAACAACTTGTATACACACTTGTGGACGTAGTGAGCAAAGGCGGGAATCTCCTTTTGAATGTAGGTCCAAAGGCAGACGGGACAATACCGGAGCTTCAAAAAGAAAGACTTCTGGAACTTGGGAAATGGCTTGAAAAGTACGGTGATATGATATACGGTTCTTCCACATGGAAGAAGTGCTGTGCGAAAACAAAAGACAATATTGAAGTGCGATTCATTGGAAAGTGTGACCGCCTCTTCATCGTCTTTCTTGGTATTCTAAAAAAAGAAAGAGTGGTGATTGAGAAGCTGAACATCTCGGGAAAAATGAGACACTTTCTGACAGGTAAAGAAATTCGTTTCAGAAACATAGGAGAAGACATAGAGATCATTGTCCCAGATTGTCTTTCAAAGAAAGATGATAAAACAGTAGTTCTTGAGGTTAACTGGCAAGCTGCTAGTAGTTAG
- a CDS encoding fructose-bisphosphate aldolase → MRFSRLLNPRSGRSLIIALDHGLMFGNVEGLEDPVKTLERAISCGVDGVLLSPGMAKLTEHLFREKNAPARILTIDFPVGSTIPGKFEKVFTHKLIHSVEQAVKMAVDAVKILFPWGLEKSVQAEVVQVTAEVIEECEHWDMPLVVEPVLWGENASERNDPDLIESAARIAVEIGADILKIQFLGEDRLSRIIHRLHVPVFVLGGPKSDNLRQILKVVQESIKSGAKGVMFGRNVWQRENMEEVLTALGSIIHGGLGYEEVVQRYNL, encoded by the coding sequence GTGAGGTTTTCAAGGCTTCTAAATCCGAGGTCTGGTAGATCTCTTATTATTGCTCTAGATCACGGTTTAATGTTTGGAAACGTAGAGGGGCTTGAAGATCCTGTGAAGACTTTAGAGAGAGCAATATCCTGTGGCGTGGATGGAGTTCTGTTGAGCCCCGGTATGGCAAAGTTAACGGAGCACTTGTTCAGAGAGAAAAATGCCCCTGCCAGGATTCTGACAATAGATTTTCCAGTGGGTTCAACCATTCCAGGGAAATTCGAAAAAGTATTCACCCATAAATTGATACACTCTGTAGAACAGGCAGTGAAAATGGCAGTGGATGCCGTGAAGATTCTCTTTCCATGGGGGTTAGAGAAGAGTGTGCAGGCTGAGGTTGTTCAGGTGACTGCAGAGGTTATCGAAGAATGCGAACACTGGGATATGCCATTGGTTGTCGAACCGGTTCTGTGGGGGGAGAATGCTTCAGAAAGAAACGATCCTGATCTCATAGAATCTGCTGCGAGAATAGCTGTGGAAATAGGAGCGGACATTTTGAAGATTCAGTTCCTGGGAGAAGACCGTCTCTCTCGGATAATTCACAGACTTCATGTTCCCGTCTTTGTACTGGGAGGGCCGAAATCAGACAATCTGAGACAGATCCTGAAAGTAGTTCAGGAATCAATAAAGTCAGGCGCAAAAGGGGTAATGTTTGGAAGAAACGTGTGGCAGAGGGAAAACATGGAAGAAGTTCTAACGGCCTTGGGATCCATCATACACGGTGGCCTGGGGTATGAGGAGGTTGTCCAGAGGTACAATCTGTAG
- a CDS encoding FGGY-family carbohydrate kinase, with protein MYCGIDVGTTNTKVLVFDDDFKVVFCRKFRTPVISSKEGDLLSSKKLFAKILSSLKVIPEGIKEKIKAIGISSLGETVFPISKNGEVLQDGMMWYNKNVLEEYREFLEKVPPAVIFKKTGLWPSWIYSVFKMKRFYKSNKELTEKVYKWLDVTSLIAFLLTGNVAMDRAHSSRTLLMNILTGKWDEELVEASGISKKHLPEVVDSGVSRGRIREEVSKETGLPKDTVVTTAGQDHITASYAAGVHDETKLLDSSGTTEAVLWTIGRETLEGYLKKAPKMFQAGFHCIPGKYYLLTGLPTGGFCIDWLLNKILKKDYSVFRTFGYQKNTVFFFPYLRGTFDREEIGGAFFNLKDADDRDVIISAVLESTAFEMRSCLNEFEKLGLKDYEIVATGGGSQLREWLKVKASVFGRVVKVLSVHESVALGAAMIAKIAKIGQKNWEGFFKEASQSFEYEYFYPDKSDYFQKKYLEYLKLRNRIYGF; from the coding sequence GTGTACTGTGGGATAGACGTGGGGACAACCAACACGAAAGTTCTGGTGTTCGATGATGATTTCAAAGTTGTGTTTTGTAGAAAATTCAGAACACCGGTGATTTCCAGCAAAGAGGGAGATCTTCTGTCATCAAAAAAGCTTTTTGCAAAGATTTTGAGTTCTCTCAAGGTAATACCAGAGGGGATAAAAGAGAAGATAAAAGCTATTGGCATCTCTTCGCTCGGAGAGACGGTGTTTCCAATATCAAAGAACGGAGAAGTACTCCAGGATGGAATGATGTGGTACAACAAGAACGTGCTGGAAGAGTACAGAGAATTTCTGGAAAAGGTTCCACCGGCTGTAATATTCAAAAAAACGGGGTTGTGGCCTTCGTGGATATACTCAGTGTTCAAAATGAAGAGGTTCTACAAGAGCAACAAGGAACTGACCGAAAAAGTTTACAAATGGCTCGATGTGACAAGTTTAATAGCCTTTTTGTTGACAGGAAACGTTGCGATGGACAGGGCACACTCTTCAAGAACACTTTTGATGAACATACTCACTGGGAAGTGGGATGAAGAACTGGTGGAAGCATCTGGCATCTCAAAAAAGCATCTTCCAGAGGTCGTTGATAGTGGTGTTTCTCGAGGAAGAATAAGAGAAGAGGTTTCCAAAGAAACAGGTCTCCCAAAGGACACGGTTGTGACCACAGCTGGGCAGGATCATATAACCGCTTCCTATGCTGCTGGTGTTCACGATGAAACCAAGTTGCTGGATTCCTCTGGCACGACAGAGGCTGTGCTCTGGACGATTGGCAGGGAGACTCTGGAGGGATACTTGAAGAAGGCTCCAAAGATGTTCCAGGCTGGTTTTCATTGTATCCCTGGCAAATACTATCTTCTCACAGGGCTTCCTACAGGTGGATTCTGTATCGACTGGCTTCTCAACAAGATTCTCAAGAAAGATTACTCTGTTTTCAGAACGTTTGGGTATCAAAAGAACACAGTCTTTTTCTTCCCCTACCTTCGTGGCACGTTCGACAGGGAAGAAATTGGTGGAGCGTTCTTCAACCTGAAAGACGCGGATGATCGAGATGTTATCATCTCAGCTGTTCTTGAATCAACCGCTTTCGAAATGAGAAGCTGTCTGAACGAATTTGAGAAACTGGGATTGAAAGACTATGAAATTGTGGCAACAGGTGGTGGTAGTCAGTTAAGAGAGTGGTTAAAGGTAAAAGCTAGTGTTTTCGGCAGAGTTGTAAAGGTGCTTTCTGTTCATGAAAGTGTCGCCCTCGGTGCCGCTATGATAGCCAAAATCGCAAAAATAGGTCAAAAAAATTGGGAAGGGTTTTTCAAAGAAGCCTCACAGAGCTTTGAGTACGAGTACTTCTATCCAGATAAGAGCGATTATTTCCAGAAAAAATACCTCGAGTATCTAAAACTCAGAAACAGAATTTACGGGTTCTAG
- a CDS encoding mannitol dehydrogenase → MKALLIESPGSPKVMDLETPVPGKVQTLVKVLACGICGTDYKIFSGETNANYPIVPGHEITGVVERSDVFEKGQMVVIDPNRSCGECDYCRKGMPQFCEDLQATGVTEPGGFAEYVLVENSQIYPLKNVPVERAVFAEPLSCVLEGIKMVKHGFFDRILIVGAGSIGVIFGLMFKKIFPGAEIILSEKNEKRAEFVIQTFDLKMDEPKGEYDLAVECSGTVEGFKACFDHVGKGGTLLQFGVIAKDRTIDVSPFEIYRKEMKILGSYLNPFTMKEAVKIIESGEFLFEKLVTDRLDLNGVKEYLSFHKRALMKGIFAP, encoded by the coding sequence ATGAAAGCACTTTTGATAGAAAGCCCCGGTAGCCCGAAGGTCATGGATCTAGAAACGCCCGTTCCCGGAAAGGTCCAGACACTTGTGAAAGTCCTTGCGTGTGGCATCTGTGGGACGGACTACAAGATCTTCTCAGGAGAGACGAACGCAAACTATCCAATCGTTCCAGGACACGAGATCACAGGGGTTGTCGAAAGGTCGGATGTTTTCGAGAAGGGTCAGATGGTTGTAATAGATCCCAACAGATCCTGTGGAGAGTGTGATTACTGCAGGAAGGGTATGCCACAATTCTGTGAAGATCTCCAGGCAACAGGGGTAACAGAACCTGGTGGTTTTGCAGAGTACGTTCTCGTGGAAAATTCGCAAATCTATCCTCTGAAAAACGTGCCAGTGGAAAGAGCGGTATTCGCTGAGCCGCTTTCCTGTGTTCTCGAAGGTATAAAAATGGTGAAACATGGATTTTTCGACAGAATTCTCATAGTAGGGGCAGGCAGTATAGGTGTGATCTTTGGTTTGATGTTCAAAAAGATCTTTCCAGGTGCGGAGATCATTCTCTCAGAAAAGAATGAAAAGCGAGCAGAATTTGTTATACAAACATTTGATTTGAAGATGGATGAACCGAAAGGCGAATACGACCTTGCTGTCGAGTGTTCTGGAACGGTAGAGGGATTCAAAGCGTGTTTTGATCACGTTGGAAAGGGAGGAACACTTCTTCAGTTCGGTGTTATAGCAAAAGACAGGACCATTGATGTCTCACCGTTCGAGATATATCGAAAAGAGATGAAAATACTGGGTTCCTATTTGAACCCTTTCACTATGAAAGAAGCGGTGAAGATCATAGAGTCAGGGGAATTTCTCTTTGAAAAACTTGTCACTGATCGTCTAGACCTTAACGGAGTGAAAGAATACCTGTCGTTTCATAAAAGAGCGTTGATGAAGGGAATTTTTGCTCCCTAA
- a CDS encoding SDR family oxidoreductase: protein MNVVNNAGIGDWCEAENYPVERWKKVIDVSLVGVFLSTETEFHAMKERKYGKIINIASMSDHIVNRPQKRAAYNKSGCNTPHQVACAEWSPYGIRVKSINPGYIKTPLVRSPEVKDFVSLWLDMIPLRRQGEVDDLIGAVIFLASSASDYMTGHDLVIDGGYTVW from the coding sequence ATAAATGTTGTCAACAACGCGGGGATAGGTGATTGGTGTGAAGCTGAAAACTACCCTGTTGAACGATGGAAAAAGGTAATAGACGTGAGTCTGGTGGGGGTGTTTCTTTCCACCGAAACAGAGTTTCACGCTATGAAGGAGAGAAAGTATGGAAAAATTATAAACATCGCATCGATGTCGGATCATATAGTGAATAGACCACAAAAACGGGCAGCCTACAACAAAAGCGGGTGTAATACACCTCACCAGGTCGCTTGTGCCGAATGGTCACCGTACGGAATCAGGGTGAAGAGCATAAATCCGGGATACATCAAAACGCCTCTTGTAAGGTCTCCAGAGGTGAAAGACTTTGTTTCCCTGTGGCTCGACATGATTCCACTCAGAAGGCAGGGGGAGGTGGATGATCTGATAGGAGCTGTTATCTTTCTGGCAAGTTCTGCTTCAGATTACATGACCGGGCACGATCTGGTGATAGACGGCGGTTACACCGTTTGGTGA